The Candidatus Eisenbacteria bacterium genome includes the window CATCCACACCGGCGCGGACGCGGACGTTCCCGCCGGCCGGGGGAAACCCTTTGCCCCTTTACGGGGCGAATGCTACCATGCGGCGACAACGAGGCGAGAGGAAATTGGAATCCTATCGAATGGAACGGGAGACGGCGGCGACGGCGCTGTTTCTTTCGGACGCCCACTTCGGGACGAGCCGGGAGGAAGGGGAGCGGCGGAGAATCGAGAGGTTTCTCTCTTTCCTCCGCGGCCCGGCGCGCGGCGCCGACGTACTCTACATCGTGGGCGACCTGTTCGACTTCTGGTTCGAATACCGGCAGGTCGTGCCCAAACCGCACCTGCTCGTGCTGACCGAGCTGGGTGCCCTCGTGCGCGCCGGCGTGCGGGTCGTCTACATCGCCGGCAACCACGATTACTGGCTGGACCGATTCTTCGCCGACGAACTGGGGATCCAAGTGAGCCGGGAGCCCCTCGACCTGCGCGTGCAGGGGAGGCGCCTCTACGTCACCCACGGCGACGACCTGACCGCCGGCCACGACCCCGGCTATCGTTTTCTCCGCCGCCTCGTCCGCAGCCCCCTCGCCATCCGCCTCTTCCATCTGATCCACCCGGATCTGGGCGTCCCTTTCGCCCGCTGGGCTTCCCACCTCTCCCGCTCCCACACCAACCGGAAGAAGTTCATCCTGAACCGCACGCTGGAACGGGAGGCGCGGGAAAAACTCCGGGAGGGTTTCGACGGTGTGCTGATGGGGCACATCCACTACGCGGATCATTTCCGTTACGAAGAGGGAGAGTTGGTCCTGCTCGGCGACTGGATCGAGAGCTTCACGTACGCGCGGCTCGCCGGCGGGCGGATCGCCCTCGAACGCTGGGAAGGCGGAGAGAACGGACGGGTGGAACGCGCGGCGGAGTAACGGCCGAAGCGGCTTAACTTAGCGCCGCATCCCGAGCGCGAAGCGGCTCACCGTGCCGAGATCCGACTCAAAGGGGACCACCGCCACCTGGAACGAGTAGGGACCGCGCGTCACGCCGACTCCGAAAGCGAAGGACTCCTCGTCGTACCCGCTCTTGTAACCGAAACGGATCGCCACCGTCTCCTGCAGGCCGATCTCGGCGCCGAAGTGGCCGTGCGTGTCGTCGTCCTTGGTCTTGCGCGCTTCCGCCGAGAGGAGGATCGACGCGGGATATCCGGAGAAGCGGTGGCGCCACGCCGCGCCGCCGCGCAGATCCACCGGCAGGGAGAAGGACTCGTCGACGTAGTGCGGTTTGTTCCCCAGGTTCGCCGCCGCGCCGCCCAGGGTGAGCCCGGCGAGGGGCGTTTCGTAGAGGACGCCGAAATCGGCGGCGACGCCGTGGGCGGTCTCGAGTTCGATTTTGGAGTAGAAGGGCTTCGCGGTCACGCCGGCGCGGATCGGTCCGAAGGCGCGGGCATAGGCGAGGGAGACGACGATGTCGTAGTAGCCGAAGGTGCCGAGCGGCTCGGCGACCGGGTCGTTGTCGCGGCGTTCGATGTCACCCACGTACCAACCGTTGATGCCGGCGGCGAACGCGTCGGCGCCTCGCCCCCAGACGACGGCGGCGTACTCCTGGCGGACGTCGAGCAGCCACTCGGTGTGGGCCAGAAGACCGCGGAGCCCCGGCTCCCCGCCGGCGAGGCCTGCCGGGTTCCAGTAGAGGGCGCTCGGGTCCTCCGCCACGGCGGTGTAGGCGTACCCCATCCCGGAGGCGGCGACGCCCGGATCGATCAACAGGGTGCGGAGCCCCACCGGCTCCGCCCCGGCACGGGCCGCCAAGGCGAGAGTAAAGAGAAGTCCGAGGGCGGTGGCTCGCATGCTCGTCGTCCTTTCGATGGGGGTTTCCGCGCCGCTCGGGGAACGGCCGCGCGCGGTACTCCCTGATTATCGTACAAATCCGCCGGCGACGCCAGTCCCGCCGGTTACTTCTGCACCGCGAAGGGGATCAGCTTGCGCCCCTCCCGGTCCTCCCCCCGCGCTTCGACGCGGGCGAAATAGAGGCCCGAAGCTTCTCCGCATATCTCCCAGACCGCCTCGCCC containing:
- a CDS encoding UDP-2,3-diacylglucosamine diphosphatase, translated to MRRQRGERKLESYRMERETAATALFLSDAHFGTSREEGERRRIERFLSFLRGPARGADVLYIVGDLFDFWFEYRQVVPKPHLLVLTELGALVRAGVRVVYIAGNHDYWLDRFFADELGIQVSREPLDLRVQGRRLYVTHGDDLTAGHDPGYRFLRRLVRSPLAIRLFHLIHPDLGVPFARWASHLSRSHTNRKKFILNRTLEREAREKLREGFDGVLMGHIHYADHFRYEEGELVLLGDWIESFTYARLAGGRIALERWEGGENGRVERAAE
- a CDS encoding PorV/PorQ family protein; its protein translation is MRATALGLLFTLALAARAGAEPVGLRTLLIDPGVAASGMGYAYTAVAEDPSALYWNPAGLAGGEPGLRGLLAHTEWLLDVRQEYAAVVWGRGADAFAAGINGWYVGDIERRDNDPVAEPLGTFGYYDIVVSLAYARAFGPIRAGVTAKPFYSKIELETAHGVAADFGVLYETPLAGLTLGGAAANLGNKPHYVDESFSLPVDLRGGAAWRHRFSGYPASILLSAEARKTKDDDTHGHFGAEIGLQETVAIRFGYKSGYDEESFAFGVGVTRGPYSFQVAVVPFESDLGTVSRFALGMRR